The following are encoded together in the Mesoterricola sediminis genome:
- a CDS encoding thiamine phosphate synthase, which yields MHLPPLYAITDARSAVPLAEQVRRLGEAGFPLVQFRGKPLDAQAQARELRTALEAAEAAGGWPALVVNDRADLAVLAAEAGLPPWGLHLGQGDLPPTEARRLPGLGALHLGTSTHAPAEWEAPDPACDHAGIGPFRATATKGDHAAPVGLDGLRAGAAALRARGVAPIAIGGLTLADAPACFAAGAASLAMVGELQRAADPRELLWRAQLDRWAAQPPLAGGRGVALVGGSGAGKSSLAVALAQRLGLPAVDADREIGPDIPALFRDLGEAGFRAREAETIARCLGAPCVLALGGGAWEDAGTRARVAAAGFTALWLAERPETAWARVGGDPNRPLAAARATFLARYRQRREAWWTAPMVLPLGRPVDALAEALVNYR from the coding sequence ATGCACCTGCCCCCCCTCTACGCCATCACCGATGCCCGGAGCGCCGTGCCCCTGGCCGAGCAGGTGCGGCGCCTGGGCGAGGCCGGGTTCCCGCTGGTCCAGTTCCGGGGCAAGCCCCTGGATGCCCAGGCCCAGGCGCGGGAACTGCGGACGGCCCTGGAAGCCGCCGAGGCCGCGGGGGGCTGGCCGGCCCTCGTCGTGAACGACCGGGCTGATTTGGCCGTGCTGGCGGCCGAAGCCGGGCTGCCCCCCTGGGGCCTGCACCTGGGGCAGGGGGACCTGCCGCCCACCGAAGCCCGGCGCCTGCCGGGCCTGGGGGCCCTGCACCTGGGCACCTCCACCCACGCGCCCGCGGAGTGGGAGGCGCCCGATCCGGCCTGTGACCACGCGGGCATCGGCCCCTTCCGGGCCACCGCCACCAAGGGCGATCACGCCGCCCCCGTGGGCCTGGACGGCCTGCGGGCCGGCGCGGCGGCCCTGCGGGCGCGGGGCGTGGCCCCCATCGCCATCGGCGGGCTCACCCTGGCGGATGCCCCGGCCTGCTTCGCCGCGGGGGCGGCCTCCCTGGCCATGGTGGGGGAACTCCAGCGGGCCGCCGATCCCCGGGAGCTGCTCTGGCGGGCCCAGCTGGATCGCTGGGCGGCCCAGCCCCCCCTGGCCGGCGGCCGGGGCGTGGCCCTGGTGGGCGGGAGCGGCGCGGGCAAGTCCTCCCTGGCCGTGGCCCTGGCCCAGCGCCTGGGCCTGCCGGCCGTGGACGCGGACCGGGAGATCGGCCCGGATATCCCGGCCCTGTTCCGGGACCTCGGCGAGGCGGGCTTCCGCGCCCGGGAGGCCGAAACCATCGCCCGCTGCCTGGGGGCGCCCTGCGTCCTGGCCCTGGGCGGGGGCGCCTGGGAGGACGCCGGGACCCGGGCCCGGGTGGCGGCGGCGGGGTTCACGGCCCTGTGGCTGGCGGAGCGGCCCGAGACGGCGTGGGCGCGGGTGGGGGGTGATCCCAACCGGCCCTTGGCGGCGGCGCGGGCCACCTTCCTGGCCCGGTACCGGCAGCGGCGCGAGGCCTGGTGGACCGCCCCCATGGTGCTCCCCCTCGGCAGACCGGTGGATGCGCTGGCGGAGGCGCTTGTCAATTACCGTTGA
- a CDS encoding ABC transporter ATP-binding protein: MPEPLLLLEGATLDAPDGRPIFSGLDAIILPGERWRLRAAPGTGATALLRLCAGLVQPDRGRVRLAGQAPDVDARHPFVEAGHLGWVPTDGGLAVNLTLRDNVALPLRFVRGLDRESAQAEAARWLDLAGLGRAQDLRPPVPADRGCWLAALARAGAKGARLWLVDRPAGDLDPAAARAARTLLAAAARDPEAAFLVVGGDWLEGPVQDLGLMDGRLASGSGA; the protein is encoded by the coding sequence ATGCCTGAGCCCCTGCTCCTCCTGGAGGGCGCCACCCTCGACGCCCCCGACGGCCGGCCCATCTTCTCGGGGCTGGACGCGATCATCCTGCCAGGGGAGCGTTGGCGCCTGCGGGCCGCGCCCGGCACCGGGGCCACCGCTCTCCTCCGCCTCTGCGCGGGCCTGGTCCAGCCCGACCGCGGCCGAGTCCGCCTGGCCGGCCAAGCCCCGGACGTGGACGCGCGGCACCCCTTCGTGGAGGCCGGCCACCTGGGGTGGGTCCCCACGGACGGCGGCCTGGCCGTGAACCTGACCCTCCGGGACAACGTGGCCCTGCCCCTGCGCTTCGTGCGGGGCCTGGACCGGGAGTCCGCCCAGGCGGAAGCCGCCCGGTGGCTGGACCTGGCCGGCCTCGGCCGCGCCCAGGACCTGCGTCCCCCGGTACCGGCGGACCGCGGCTGCTGGCTGGCGGCCCTGGCCCGGGCGGGCGCCAAGGGAGCGCGGCTCTGGTTGGTGGACCGCCCTGCGGGCGACCTGGATCCCGCGGCCGCCCGCGCGGCCCGGACCCTCCTGGCCGCGGCGGCCCGGGACCCGGAGGCCGCCTTCCTGGTGGTGGGCGGCGATTGGCTTGAGGGTCCGGTCCAGGACCTGGGGCTCATGGATGGACGCCTGGCGTCCGGGAGCGGCGCATGA
- a CDS encoding RHS repeat-associated core domain-containing protein, which produces MDNSLTSVTGEVIWSAGGPRITVTNVIDNTTGLPIIVTRTAGAYSDKSTTSTIFHPEILDPARKSSSDYERTTPAGTFHAPMQALNWDPTTWFPSRAYRTPWSGGAYQGTNLTYDAASGRATGSSTYGTAPLLMSGNATRTLTREATSGLPTSEQTTFDVPGGTDTITTRWTSYDSADRILESKAVLIDDQGAEHEVTTTTSWDARGRMTGSSTGGQSPVTTAYPSERQVAVTLLGLTTTTTFDGFGRVRSRVRGGDGVTETYTYDANGLQVKVTETNPKGDVRASTRRYDALGRVTALQPMVGPSVAYAYTSDDVFQTVTTTVSPAGGTPFTTSSTTDLWGQVVSSTDAVGTVTQATYDVQGHPLTMTVTSLGSTQTRSWEYNGMGFLTASTQPETGTTTYSGFDIQGRPTIISDATGRVQTLQIDGLGRVRRVSKGGDFLSTAYVGLRLTSMTSSCSGIQTGITFQHDGFGRLTQETASLTGLGMGTWGFSYDYDSLGRRSTVTYSPSGRVATTVWGGASDYGRVIGLKLGARNVVTSVTYDDWGNRTGLTFASGASNTWAWSTDGLQRVSQTIKPSQTTGIVRSYAYDAMNRLEKAGEWTSLVHDNLGRLTRATLAQMAGLPLPAGDGPVTYGYDGFGNNTSTSGAQSAAMTNVSLAIPPATNRMPPSATNGAVTGWSYAANGEAQTVGRAPGTGTVQLGLTWDSFGRLQGADTDTYSYLPNGLRASRTNSADLTQNRIYAYGASGQLLSEFRKNPSGAFEGRDILYLGNLAIAEVDASGDVHELHSDHLGTPLVVTAGATGQTEGTQYYGPYGEWLQSSGTYVPTTGFTGHLQQEPNGLVYMRGRFYSPVWHRFLNSDGGVDPAQRNQFGYCVGSPMMAKDPSGMFVNMGDKTQTPNWSNFDSPVLPPGWGVTFVRPGFGYSGKQVDNFAWSAWMNPAPPPTQITQSQTDSNNLGVSPTVLSPAMKNYVVNGTNYASVFDPEDPGNSSAIDYLALNAPESPTFMFGAHGVNSNQGWVDFAGTGSGGAYYDVDSVCQIIHDSSYYSAGMPITLVMCGGADDKYGHTAFAQQVADRMYAMTGARTVVFGYNGNINPWNVNLSTPFTSR; this is translated from the coding sequence GTGGACAACTCCCTCACGAGCGTGACTGGGGAGGTCATTTGGTCCGCCGGCGGACCTCGCATCACGGTGACCAACGTGATCGACAACACCACGGGCCTGCCGATCATCGTCACCCGCACGGCGGGAGCGTACTCGGATAAATCGACCACCTCGACGATATTCCATCCGGAAATCCTGGACCCGGCCCGGAAGAGTAGTTCCGATTATGAACGAACGACCCCGGCCGGGACCTTCCATGCGCCTATGCAGGCGCTCAACTGGGATCCGACGACCTGGTTCCCGTCGCGAGCCTACCGGACGCCCTGGTCCGGAGGCGCGTATCAAGGCACCAACCTCACGTATGACGCCGCCTCCGGGCGCGCCACGGGCAGTTCCACCTATGGCACGGCCCCGCTGCTGATGAGCGGGAACGCCACGCGCACCTTGACGCGCGAGGCCACGTCGGGCCTCCCCACCTCCGAACAGACGACCTTCGATGTTCCCGGTGGGACGGACACGATCACGACCCGGTGGACGAGCTACGATTCCGCGGACCGGATCCTGGAGTCCAAGGCTGTGCTCATCGACGACCAAGGGGCCGAGCACGAGGTGACGACCACGACCTCCTGGGACGCGAGGGGCCGGATGACCGGCAGTTCCACGGGCGGCCAGAGTCCGGTCACCACCGCCTATCCATCCGAGCGGCAAGTCGCGGTGACCCTCCTCGGCCTGACGACCACGACGACCTTCGACGGCTTCGGCCGGGTGAGGTCCCGGGTGCGGGGCGGGGATGGGGTGACCGAAACCTATACCTATGATGCCAACGGCCTCCAGGTGAAGGTGACGGAGACCAACCCGAAGGGCGATGTCCGCGCCTCGACCCGCAGGTATGATGCCCTCGGCCGGGTGACGGCTCTCCAGCCTATGGTCGGGCCTTCCGTCGCCTACGCCTACACCTCCGATGACGTATTCCAGACGGTTACGACGACGGTTTCACCCGCGGGCGGAACCCCGTTCACCACCTCCAGCACCACCGATCTCTGGGGCCAGGTCGTTTCGTCCACGGACGCCGTGGGAACCGTGACCCAGGCCACCTATGACGTCCAGGGCCATCCCTTGACGATGACCGTGACCTCCCTGGGAAGCACCCAGACCCGGAGCTGGGAGTACAACGGCATGGGTTTCCTCACGGCTTCCACGCAGCCCGAAACAGGAACGACGACCTATTCGGGGTTCGACATCCAGGGCCGCCCGACGATCATCTCCGACGCCACGGGAAGGGTCCAGACCCTGCAGATCGACGGCCTTGGGCGGGTCCGGAGGGTGTCCAAGGGAGGTGATTTCCTATCGACGGCCTATGTGGGGCTTCGGCTCACCTCCATGACCTCCAGCTGCAGCGGGATCCAGACGGGCATCACCTTCCAGCACGATGGCTTTGGCCGCCTGACCCAGGAAACGGCTTCCCTCACGGGCCTGGGCATGGGGACATGGGGTTTCAGCTATGACTATGATTCGCTCGGGCGAAGGTCCACGGTCACCTACTCCCCCTCCGGCCGGGTGGCCACCACGGTGTGGGGTGGGGCCTCGGATTATGGCAGGGTGATCGGCCTCAAATTGGGCGCGCGGAATGTGGTCACCTCCGTGACTTACGACGATTGGGGCAACCGGACCGGACTCACCTTCGCCTCCGGCGCCTCCAACACCTGGGCATGGTCCACGGACGGGTTGCAGCGGGTGAGCCAGACGATCAAGCCGAGCCAGACCACGGGCATCGTCCGGTCCTATGCCTACGACGCCATGAATCGCCTGGAGAAGGCAGGGGAATGGACCAGCCTGGTCCACGACAACCTGGGGCGGCTGACCCGGGCGACCCTGGCCCAGATGGCAGGCCTGCCGCTTCCCGCGGGAGATGGACCCGTGACCTATGGCTATGATGGGTTTGGCAACAACACGTCCACCTCAGGTGCCCAGAGTGCCGCGATGACGAACGTTTCCCTGGCCATTCCCCCCGCCACCAACCGCATGCCGCCTTCCGCCACCAACGGGGCGGTGACGGGATGGTCCTATGCGGCCAACGGCGAGGCCCAGACCGTCGGCAGGGCGCCGGGAACGGGGACCGTGCAACTGGGCCTGACCTGGGACAGCTTCGGGCGCCTCCAGGGGGCGGACACGGACACCTACAGCTACCTGCCCAACGGGCTCCGGGCAAGCCGGACCAACAGTGCAGACCTCACGCAGAACCGCATCTACGCCTATGGGGCCTCCGGCCAACTCCTGTCCGAATTCCGCAAGAACCCCTCAGGGGCGTTCGAGGGGCGGGACATCCTCTACCTGGGCAATCTGGCCATCGCCGAAGTGGACGCCAGTGGGGATGTCCATGAACTCCACTCGGATCACCTCGGGACGCCCCTGGTCGTGACAGCGGGGGCCACGGGGCAGACGGAAGGCACCCAGTACTATGGCCCCTATGGAGAATGGCTCCAGAGCAGCGGCACGTACGTCCCGACGACAGGGTTCACCGGGCACCTGCAGCAGGAACCGAATGGCTTGGTGTACATGCGGGGGCGATTCTACAGCCCGGTATGGCACCGGTTCCTGAACAGCGATGGTGGCGTCGACCCGGCCCAGCGCAACCAATTCGGTTATTGCGTCGGAAGCCCGATGATGGCGAAGGACCCTTCAGGCATGTTTGTCAACATGGGTGACAAGACGCAGACGCCCAATTGGTCCAACTTCGACAGCCCCGTCCTTCCTCCTGGCTGGGGGGTCACCTTTGTCCGACCAGGATTCGGATATTCCGGGAAGCAGGTTGACAACTTCGCTTGGAGTGCGTGGATGAATCCGGCACCACCGCCGACCCAGATAACGCAGTCGCAAACAGATTCGAATAACCTAGGAGTCTCTCCGACTGTTTTGTCGCCCGCAATGAAGAATTATGTTGTTAACGGAACGAATTACGCTTCTGTATTTGATCCCGAGGATCCGGGTAATTCTTCCGCAATAGATTATCTCGCCCTAAATGCTCCAGAATCACCAACGTTTATGTTTGGCGCCCATGGCGTTAACTCCAATCAGGGTTGGGTTGATTTTGCCGGGACGGGCAGTGGGGGCGCATACTATGACGTTGATAGCGTATGTCAAATTATTCATGATTCTTCGTATTACTCTGCCGGGATGCCAATCACTTTGGTGATGTGTGGGGGCGCGGATGATAAATATGGTCATACAGCTTTTGCTCAACAAGTTGCGGATAGAATGTATGCAATGACAGGCGCAAGAACCGTTGTTTTTGGCTATAACGGGAATATTAACCCATGGAATGTTAATTTGTCCACGCCGTTTACTTCACGTTGA
- a CDS encoding metallophosphoesterase family protein, whose protein sequence is MDLILSDLHANLHALRAVMRYARKRNIDRYVLLGDLVGYGANPNEVLDLVRQMEPRVLVRGNHDRACASPVPDPSFSLPARMAVSWTRGQLTEENAWFLENLPRGPRLLDAGYTIAHGSPVDEDDYLLHPREALMAFDGFDTQVCFFGHTHLPGAYELDEAAQSLSMLGFEPGSWFQLRDDCRYLINPGSVGQPRDRDCRLSFMTYDPVHRRLKLHRLDYDHAGAARAIQAAGLHPHLAERLHHGI, encoded by the coding sequence ATGGACCTCATCCTCTCCGACCTCCACGCGAACCTGCACGCCCTGCGGGCCGTGATGCGGTATGCCAGGAAGCGCAACATCGACCGGTACGTGCTCCTCGGAGACCTGGTCGGATACGGCGCCAACCCCAACGAGGTGCTGGACCTGGTGCGCCAGATGGAGCCCCGGGTGCTCGTGCGGGGCAACCACGACCGCGCCTGCGCCTCGCCCGTGCCGGACCCCAGCTTCAGCCTTCCCGCGCGCATGGCGGTGAGCTGGACCCGGGGGCAGCTCACGGAGGAGAACGCCTGGTTCCTGGAGAACCTGCCCCGGGGCCCCCGGCTCCTGGACGCGGGCTACACCATCGCCCACGGCAGCCCCGTGGATGAGGACGACTACCTCCTCCACCCGCGGGAGGCCCTCATGGCCTTCGACGGCTTCGACACCCAGGTCTGCTTCTTCGGGCACACGCACCTGCCCGGGGCCTACGAGCTGGACGAGGCCGCCCAGAGCCTCAGCATGCTGGGCTTCGAACCCGGCAGCTGGTTCCAGCTCCGGGACGACTGCCGCTACCTCATCAACCCCGGCTCCGTGGGCCAGCCCCGGGACCGGGACTGCCGGCTCTCCTTCATGACCTACGATCCCGTCCACCGGCGCCTCAAGCTGCACCGGCTGGACTACGACCACGCGGGGGCCGCCCGGGCCATCCAGGCCGCGGGCCTCCACCCGCACCTCGCCGAACGCCTCCACCACGGCATCTGA
- a CDS encoding SEL1-like repeat protein: MISSISCSWGNGMVKDSGETHKMLKNSFGAASAMSAALSGDVSAARILCSGDNEYWVEIAAENGDQIETHNMGVLLSNGPEIKQLARSLFWFYRAKDLGLIIYPNNIPRLENKLELALGTGYAKRFNYHKDMPLADLEVSAMLGDAESARALFELNKSDKALKYRWARIGAQNGSLECMFEYGLLLQDKHFEPDILRGTYWIRRSAVKHYQKACEFLNASSDISEGMVNFKR; the protein is encoded by the coding sequence ATGATTTCGTCCATCTCTTGTTCTTGGGGAAATGGTATGGTCAAGGATTCAGGCGAAACTCACAAAATGCTTAAAAATTCATTTGGAGCAGCGAGCGCAATGTCTGCTGCGCTGTCGGGAGATGTTTCAGCCGCGCGCATCTTGTGCTCTGGAGACAATGAATACTGGGTTGAGATTGCTGCTGAAAATGGAGACCAAATTGAAACCCATAATATGGGGGTTTTGCTTTCCAATGGTCCAGAAATTAAGCAATTAGCAAGATCGTTGTTCTGGTTCTATCGAGCGAAAGATCTCGGGCTAATAATTTACCCGAATAATATTCCAAGATTGGAAAACAAACTGGAATTGGCATTGGGAACAGGCTATGCCAAGAGATTCAACTACCATAAGGACATGCCTTTGGCCGACTTGGAGGTTTCGGCAATGTTAGGGGATGCGGAATCTGCAAGGGCATTATTTGAATTAAATAAATCAGATAAGGCATTAAAATATCGCTGGGCTAGGATTGGTGCGCAAAATGGAAGTCTGGAGTGCATGTTTGAATATGGCTTACTCCTTCAAGATAAGCATTTCGAACCCGACATTCTTCGGGGTACCTATTGGATAAGGAGATCTGCGGTAAAACATTATCAAAAGGCTTGCGAATTTCTCAATGCATCTTCTGACATAAGCGAAGGAATGGTTAACTTTAAGAGGTAG
- a CDS encoding MlaD family protein: MKLEKDDAKIGLLVFLALAVFAGFVFRRGVSALVTKEAPYEVALEAASDLAEGTEVQLQGLRVGRVRRIALERDGVAYRFLATLALRTDIVLWKGTRAVAVAKPLGGAFVDLQLPPPALRQEVLPPGSRLAGGATASLASLLDTADHVLHNLDGLVGEVHTTFKTRGAGVLLDDPRIARVLTQLEATLATFRDLARDGQGLVQHGEAAVGTADRTLADLDRSLVTVQTLLDTHRGDLDAILVHLAGTLKASEALLQETRALAAEAGPEATTVLKALDRNLRSTEELLELLKAKPSRLVWGRPGQAERDAAARRVQEAREAQRKPQEP; this comes from the coding sequence ATGAAACTCGAGAAGGATGATGCCAAGATCGGGCTGCTCGTTTTCCTGGCGCTGGCCGTCTTCGCCGGCTTCGTCTTCCGCCGGGGGGTGTCCGCCCTGGTGACCAAGGAGGCCCCCTACGAGGTGGCCCTGGAGGCGGCCTCGGACCTGGCCGAGGGCACCGAGGTGCAGCTGCAGGGGCTGCGCGTGGGCCGGGTGCGGCGCATCGCCCTGGAGCGGGACGGCGTGGCCTACCGCTTCCTGGCGACCCTGGCCCTGCGCACCGACATCGTCCTCTGGAAGGGAACCCGGGCGGTGGCCGTGGCCAAGCCCCTGGGCGGCGCCTTCGTGGACCTCCAGCTCCCGCCTCCGGCCCTTCGCCAGGAAGTCCTCCCGCCCGGGAGCCGCCTGGCGGGAGGCGCCACGGCCTCCCTGGCCAGCCTCCTGGACACCGCCGATCATGTGCTCCACAACCTGGATGGCCTGGTGGGGGAGGTGCACACCACGTTCAAGACCCGAGGGGCGGGCGTGCTCCTGGACGATCCGCGAATCGCCCGGGTGCTCACCCAACTGGAGGCCACCCTCGCCACCTTCCGGGACCTGGCCCGGGACGGCCAGGGGCTCGTCCAGCATGGGGAGGCGGCGGTGGGCACCGCGGACCGGACCCTCGCGGACCTGGACCGGAGCCTCGTCACCGTCCAGACCCTCCTGGACACCCACCGGGGCGACCTGGACGCCATTCTCGTCCACCTGGCCGGCACCCTGAAGGCGAGCGAGGCCCTGCTCCAGGAGACCCGGGCCCTCGCCGCGGAGGCCGGCCCCGAGGCAACCACCGTCCTCAAGGCCCTGGACCGGAACCTGCGGAGCACCGAGGAACTGCTCGAACTCCTCAAGGCCAAACCGAGCCGGCTCGTCTGGGGGCGCCCCGGCCAAGCCGAGCGCGACGCCGCCGCCCGCCGCGTCCAGGAGGCCCGGGAGGCCCAGCGGAAACCCCAGGAACCCTGA
- a CDS encoding PilZ domain-containing protein, translating into MTQDDKHLETILNAALKSGASASLRAEGEVRMLGHLHVRSLESGAVIRLEGLKLRDVLPPAGTPVTLTLVHGEEVITIRTHLLEPILAEHEPKAPPVVQAAWPTEPLQVHPRRAVRVATPDLPPLEATITWHGQRHQAKLLNLTDMGMGLGLTETLAFGYRDPMEVTTELPGHGTLTVQGDVRHAEALEDDDLPTRVGLVLVDLPVETRETLQRFIQARRMDRSTEMRGR; encoded by the coding sequence ATGACCCAAGACGACAAGCACCTCGAGACGATCCTGAACGCGGCGCTCAAGTCCGGAGCCTCCGCCAGCCTCCGGGCCGAGGGCGAGGTCCGCATGCTCGGCCATCTCCACGTGCGGAGCCTCGAAAGCGGGGCCGTCATCCGCCTGGAGGGCCTGAAGCTCCGCGACGTGCTCCCCCCGGCGGGGACCCCCGTCACCCTCACCCTCGTCCACGGCGAGGAGGTCATCACCATCCGCACCCACCTCCTGGAGCCGATCCTGGCCGAGCACGAGCCCAAGGCGCCGCCCGTGGTGCAGGCCGCCTGGCCCACCGAGCCCCTCCAGGTGCACCCCCGCCGGGCCGTGCGGGTGGCCACCCCGGACCTGCCCCCGCTGGAGGCCACCATCACCTGGCACGGCCAGCGCCATCAGGCCAAGCTCCTGAACCTCACGGACATGGGCATGGGCCTCGGCCTGACGGAAACCCTCGCCTTCGGCTACCGGGATCCCATGGAGGTGACGACGGAATTGCCGGGCCACGGGACGCTTACCGTCCAGGGGGACGTGCGGCACGCCGAGGCGCTGGAGGACGACGACCTCCCCACCCGCGTCGGCCTCGTCCTCGTGGACCTGCCGGTGGAGACCCGGGAGACCCTGCAGCGCTTCATCCAGGCCCGCCGCATGGACCGCTCCACCGAGATGCGGGGACGCTGA